The following proteins are encoded in a genomic region of Acetobacter oryzoeni:
- a CDS encoding inositol monophosphatase family protein has protein sequence MPYFIRSYSNMSSPSPALATRLEAARAVVHDAAQMAMAMRPPPGGPQASQKSAQDWLTETDGAVEAFIANRMKALFPDDGFQGEEGGVARTGSLRWVVDPIDGTSNYARGRCRWCISLGLLDGDEPVAGVIDAPALGEVYTALRGYGAFLNGKRIQASPVKDPASSMIEMGWSNRVPKPVFMEKMDAIMAMGTMPRSGGCGALALADVASGRLDGYIEIVINLWDVAAALPLLAEAGARVSPFLQEGGLTGPATIMAANPHIAQALSEAVSIPLA, from the coding sequence ATGCCTTATTTTATCAGGAGTTACAGCAATATGTCTTCACCCAGCCCAGCCCTTGCCACACGTTTGGAAGCCGCGCGGGCTGTGGTGCACGATGCCGCACAAATGGCCATGGCCATGCGTCCGCCACCGGGTGGGCCGCAGGCCTCGCAAAAATCTGCGCAGGATTGGCTGACAGAAACAGATGGCGCGGTAGAAGCCTTTATTGCCAACCGCATGAAAGCTCTTTTCCCTGATGATGGCTTTCAGGGCGAAGAAGGTGGCGTGGCCCGTACAGGTAGCCTGCGTTGGGTGGTGGATCCTATTGATGGTACGTCCAACTATGCCCGTGGCCGTTGCCGGTGGTGTATTTCACTCGGCCTGCTAGATGGGGATGAACCCGTTGCCGGTGTGATTGATGCCCCAGCATTGGGTGAAGTTTACACTGCCCTGCGTGGATATGGCGCATTTTTAAATGGCAAGCGTATTCAGGCCTCTCCGGTAAAAGACCCCGCCAGTTCCATGATTGAAATGGGTTGGAGCAACAGAGTGCCCAAACCTGTATTCATGGAAAAAATGGATGCCATTATGGCAATGGGCACCATGCCCCGTTCTGGCGGCTGTGGTGCGCTGGCGCTGGCTGATGTGGCAAGCGGGCGGCTGGATGGCTATATCGAAATTGTTATTAACTTGTGGGATGTAGCCGCCGCCCTGCCCTTGCTGGCAGAAGCCGGTGCGCGTGTTTCACCCTTTTTGCAGGAAGGTGGGCTTACGGGGCCAGCTACAATTATGGCTGCAAACCCACATATTGCGCAGGCTCTTTCCGAGGCTGTGTCCATTC
- a CDS encoding lysophospholipid acyltransferase family protein: MSSKALTAALLQAEALLASGLLKFLTWLGPATASNVAGSVCRFIGPKLPVSNVAYRNLELAMPELSPQQRRQIVHGVWENLGRTVGELPHIADLQENTPFGPGFEVQGAEYLEEQARKGGSVLFVSGHIGNWEMLPPGVARHGTPFASFYRAAGNPLIDGMIRRLRDKAMGNTPVPLFAKGARGAREALSYVSKGGRLGMLVDQKMNDGIEVSFFGRPAMTAPALAAMALRYRCPVIPGYVERLGPARLRIVVEPPLDLPDTGDRKQDLHTLAQMINDRLETWIRRKPESWLWLHRRWPKELYKRKA, encoded by the coding sequence ATGAGCAGCAAAGCCCTCACCGCTGCCTTGCTGCAGGCAGAGGCTCTTTTGGCAAGCGGTTTGCTGAAGTTTCTGACATGGCTTGGCCCTGCCACCGCATCCAATGTTGCGGGGAGTGTCTGCCGCTTTATTGGCCCTAAACTGCCGGTTTCTAATGTGGCATATCGCAATCTGGAACTCGCTATGCCAGAGCTCAGCCCTCAGCAGCGCCGCCAGATTGTGCATGGTGTGTGGGAAAATCTGGGACGCACGGTGGGGGAGCTACCTCATATTGCAGATTTGCAGGAAAACACACCTTTTGGCCCGGGTTTTGAGGTTCAGGGTGCTGAATATCTGGAGGAACAGGCGCGCAAGGGTGGGTCTGTTCTGTTTGTATCCGGCCATATCGGAAACTGGGAAATGCTGCCCCCCGGAGTAGCCCGGCATGGCACGCCTTTTGCCTCTTTCTACCGGGCCGCAGGCAACCCGCTGATAGATGGCATGATCCGCCGTTTGCGTGATAAAGCCATGGGCAACACGCCCGTGCCATTGTTTGCCAAGGGGGCTAGAGGTGCGCGTGAGGCACTCTCTTATGTCTCCAAGGGAGGCAGGCTGGGTATGCTGGTTGACCAGAAAATGAATGACGGCATTGAGGTCTCATTCTTTGGTCGCCCGGCCATGACAGCCCCTGCCCTTGCCGCCATGGCGCTGCGGTATCGATGCCCGGTTATTCCTGGCTATGTGGAACGCCTTGGCCCTGCCCGTTTGCGTATTGTGGTTGAGCCACCGCTGGATCTGCCTGATACGGGAGACCGCAAGCAAGATCTGCACACATTGGCGCAGATGATCAATGATCGCCTTGAAACATGGATAAGGCGCAAGCCAGAAAGCTGGCTGTGGTTACACCGGCGTTGGCCCAAGGAACTTTATAAGCGCAAGGCCTAG